From the Sphingomonas phyllosphaerae 5.2 genome, one window contains:
- a CDS encoding GtrA family protein → MTTLRSDGKAEEWQALFWQLVRFGLTGGAATALYAVVYWPLATYGQARWPLPDRSIWPLVANVLGYLVAMLSGYVMHSRWSFRGVGDRDNLARTGGRFFIVSLVSFAMNTFFVWLLTGPLHGATWWPLVPILFVTPLVTFALNRFWVFA, encoded by the coding sequence GTGACGACGTTGCGATCGGACGGCAAGGCGGAGGAATGGCAGGCGCTGTTCTGGCAGCTGGTGCGCTTCGGGTTGACCGGCGGTGCGGCCACGGCGCTCTACGCGGTCGTTTACTGGCCGCTTGCTACCTACGGCCAAGCGCGGTGGCCGCTGCCGGATCGTAGTATCTGGCCGCTGGTCGCCAATGTGCTTGGCTATCTTGTAGCGATGCTGTCGGGTTATGTGATGCACAGCCGCTGGAGTTTTCGCGGCGTGGGGGATCGTGACAATCTGGCGCGGACCGGCGGGCGTTTCTTCATCGTGTCGCTGGTCAGTTTCGCGATGAACACCTTCTTCGTGTGGTTGCTGACCGGGCCGCTGCATGGCGCGACGTGGTGGCCGCTGGTGCCGATCCTGTTCGTCACCCCGCTGGTCACCTTCGCGCTCAATCGCTTCTGGGTCTTCGCTTGA
- a CDS encoding class I SAM-dependent methyltransferase has translation MDRRVYDRMAEHDSTHWWYRARRDILADYLTREGRLPQQARILEIGCGTGHNLPMLAGFGEVDAIEIDPAAREIASKRLGKPVAVAPLPELPGVPRGHYDLIAVLDVVEHIEDDVAALAAMRACLAPGGKILIAVPAHQWMWSAHDVVNHHHRRYSKMTLLGALHEAGLKERGLTYFNSLLFPLAAAARVAGRLTGRDDSDDSPPVAPLNALFERIFRLERHLVGRVPMPTGVSILTLAEPR, from the coding sequence ATGGATCGCCGCGTCTACGATCGCATGGCGGAGCATGATTCCACGCACTGGTGGTATCGCGCGCGCCGTGACATCCTCGCCGACTATCTGACCCGCGAGGGGCGCTTGCCGCAGCAGGCGCGCATTCTCGAAATCGGGTGCGGTACCGGCCACAACCTGCCGATGCTGGCGGGGTTCGGAGAGGTCGATGCCATCGAGATCGATCCGGCGGCGCGCGAAATCGCCAGCAAGCGGCTGGGCAAGCCGGTCGCGGTTGCGCCGTTGCCCGAACTGCCGGGTGTGCCGCGCGGGCATTACGACCTGATCGCGGTGCTGGATGTCGTGGAGCATATCGAGGACGATGTCGCCGCCCTTGCGGCGATGCGCGCGTGTCTTGCGCCCGGTGGCAAGATCCTGATCGCGGTGCCCGCGCACCAGTGGATGTGGAGCGCACACGACGTGGTCAACCATCACCACCGCCGTTATTCCAAGATGACGCTGCTCGGTGCACTTCACGAGGCGGGGCTGAAGGAGCGGGGGCTCACCTATTTCAACTCGCTGCTGTTCCCGCTGGCTGCGGCTGCGCGGGTTGCAGGGCGACTTACCGGACGCGACGACAGCGACGACTCACCGCCCGTCGCGCCGCTCAACGCGCTGTTCGAGCGAATTTTCCGGCTCGAGCGGCACCTGGTTGGGCGCGTGCCGATGCCGACGGGGGTGTCGATCCTGACGTTGGCGGAGCCGCGCTGA
- a CDS encoding alpha-glucuronidase family glycosyl hydrolase, which yields MKACSMFVGALALLLAGTAHADDGYRLWLRAPAASVASSVAVRGETPTLRIAADELTRALPAGLNVTVATAADADVAALRLPFAALGDEGYLVRRVTLGGKPTLLVAGNSDRGALYGAFALLRHLATGGTVANAALTSTPKVKLRVLNHWDNLDGTVERGYAGDSLWDWWTLPDRTDPRYTDYARANASIGINGTVLNNVNAKVDSLTPRYIAKAAALADVFRPWGIKVYLSARFSAPIELGGLKTADPRDPAVAAWWKAKADEIYRAIPDFGGFLVKANSEGQPGPRDYGATHADGANMLAAVVKPHGGIVMWRAFVYADTDPSDRAKQAYTEFKPLDGTFADNVLVQVKNGAIDFQPREPFHPLFGAMPKTPLMVEFQITKEYLGFATHLAYLGPLFEETLASRTGRGAETVATVVDGSSEGHRLTGIAGVANIGRDRDWSGSTFNQANWYVFGRMAWDPTLTAAPIAREWAQQTFGTDRQVVDTAVKMMMGSREAVVDYTGALGLAHLMATGHHYGPGPWVDDLKRPEWNPAYYHKADRAGIGFDRTRTGSDAVDQYAPPIAKQLADPKTTPERELLWFHHVAWDRKMPSGKTLWEDLVAHYDRGVGYVAGMRQQWDGVRTLVDAERWQKTAAYLAVQEREARWWRDASLSYWMSINGRALPRGVTAPAHDLAWYKAQHYAYVPGHYD from the coding sequence ATGAAAGCGTGTTCGATGTTCGTGGGTGCGCTCGCGCTGCTGCTGGCCGGCACCGCGCACGCCGACGACGGGTACCGCCTGTGGCTGCGTGCGCCCGCCGCGAGCGTCGCGTCATCCGTTGCAGTGCGCGGCGAGACGCCGACACTGCGCATCGCCGCCGACGAACTCACCCGCGCTCTCCCGGCCGGACTGAACGTCACCGTCGCCACGGCTGCCGATGCCGACGTCGCTGCGCTGCGGCTGCCGTTCGCGGCCCTGGGTGACGAAGGCTATCTGGTTCGCCGCGTGACACTGGGTGGCAAGCCGACGCTGCTGGTGGCCGGCAATAGCGACCGAGGTGCCCTTTACGGTGCGTTCGCACTGCTGCGCCACCTCGCCACCGGCGGCACCGTGGCGAACGCCGCACTGACCAGCACGCCGAAGGTGAAGCTTCGCGTCCTGAATCACTGGGACAATCTCGATGGAACGGTCGAGCGCGGCTACGCCGGCGACTCCCTGTGGGACTGGTGGACGCTGCCGGACCGGACCGATCCGCGCTACACCGACTATGCACGGGCCAATGCCTCGATCGGCATCAACGGCACCGTACTCAACAACGTCAATGCCAAGGTCGACAGCCTGACTCCGCGCTACATCGCCAAGGCGGCGGCGCTGGCCGACGTTTTCCGACCCTGGGGCATCAAGGTCTATCTGTCCGCGCGCTTCTCCGCCCCGATCGAGCTGGGCGGCCTCAAGACCGCCGACCCACGTGACCCCGCGGTGGCGGCGTGGTGGAAGGCGAAGGCCGACGAGATCTATCGCGCTATCCCGGACTTCGGCGGCTTCCTGGTCAAGGCGAACAGCGAGGGGCAGCCCGGCCCGCGCGATTACGGGGCCACGCACGCGGACGGCGCAAACATGCTGGCCGCGGTGGTCAAGCCGCACGGCGGAATCGTGATGTGGCGCGCGTTCGTCTATGCCGATACCGACCCCAGCGACCGCGCCAAACAGGCCTATACCGAGTTCAAACCGCTCGACGGCACGTTCGCCGACAATGTGCTGGTGCAGGTGAAGAACGGCGCGATCGATTTCCAGCCGCGCGAGCCCTTCCATCCGCTGTTCGGCGCGATGCCCAAGACGCCGCTGATGGTGGAATTCCAGATCACCAAGGAATATCTCGGCTTCGCGACCCACCTCGCCTACCTCGGCCCGCTGTTCGAGGAGACGCTGGCGTCGCGGACCGGGCGCGGGGCGGAGACCGTTGCGACGGTCGTCGACGGCAGCAGCGAAGGGCACCGCCTGACCGGGATCGCCGGGGTCGCCAATATCGGGCGCGACCGCGACTGGTCCGGCTCGACCTTCAATCAGGCCAATTGGTACGTGTTCGGCAGGATGGCTTGGGACCCGACCTTGACCGCAGCGCCGATCGCACGCGAATGGGCGCAGCAGACGTTCGGCACCGACCGCCAGGTCGTCGATACCGCCGTGAAGATGATGATGGGCTCACGCGAGGCGGTGGTCGATTACACCGGCGCGCTCGGGCTCGCGCACCTGATGGCAACCGGGCACCACTACGGGCCGGGGCCGTGGGTGGACGATCTCAAGCGTCCCGAATGGAACCCCGCCTATTATCACAAGGCCGACCGGGCCGGGATCGGCTTCGACCGGACCAGGACCGGCAGCGATGCGGTCGACCAATATGCGCCGCCGATCGCCAAGCAACTCGCCGATCCGAAGACCACACCGGAGCGCGAACTGCTGTGGTTCCACCATGTTGCGTGGGACCGGAAGATGCCGTCGGGCAAGACGCTCTGGGAAGATCTGGTCGCGCACTACGATCGCGGCGTCGGCTATGTGGCCGGTATGCGGCAGCAGTGGGACGGGGTGCGCACGCTGGTCGATGCCGAACGCTGGCAGAAGACCGCCGCGTATCTGGCGGTGCAGGAGCGCGAGGCGCGCTGGTGGCGTGACGCCAGCCTCTCGTACTGGATGTCGATCAACGGACGTGCACTCCCCCGCGGTGTTACCGCTCCCGCGCACGATCTGGCTTGGTACAAGGCGCAGCATTACGCATACGTCCCCGGTCATTACGACTGA
- a CDS encoding secondary thiamine-phosphate synthase enzyme YjbQ, translating into MRQAHGQLMIATRGQGLVEVTREVAAWLDQQGVADGLLTVFCRHTSASLTINENAAPAVRRDLERYFARLAPESREYEHDDEGPDDMPAHLKTALTNVSLSMPVTGGRMVLGTWQGIYLFEHRTAPHRRTLALHVIGE; encoded by the coding sequence ATGCGGCAGGCACACGGGCAATTGATGATAGCCACCCGCGGGCAAGGACTTGTCGAGGTGACGCGGGAAGTCGCAGCGTGGCTGGATCAGCAAGGCGTTGCGGATGGCTTACTCACCGTTTTCTGCCGTCACACCTCCGCCTCGCTGACGATCAACGAGAACGCTGCGCCAGCGGTTCGTCGGGATCTGGAGCGCTATTTCGCGCGACTCGCGCCCGAATCGCGGGAGTATGAGCATGACGACGAAGGACCGGACGACATGCCCGCGCATCTCAAGACGGCGCTGACAAACGTCTCGCTTTCAATGCCCGTGACAGGTGGTCGGATGGTGCTGGGGACGTGGCAGGGCATCTATCTGTTCGAACACCGCACCGCGCCGCACCGCCGGACGCTCGCGCTGCATGTGATCGGGGAATAG
- a CDS encoding SDR family oxidoreductase, whose translation MSRTALVVGASGIVGSATAALLVEQGWTVYGLARRPSGQPGVRPVIADLQDATATAAALADLHPDAVFVTTWLRQDSEAENIRVNAAMVRNLLDGLPKPSAPRHVALVTGLKHYLGPFEAYGKGELPATPFREEQGRLNVENFYYAQEDELFAAAARDGFTWSVHRPHTVIGKAVGNAMNMGTTLAVYATLCRASGRPFRFPGSAAQWSGLTDMTDAGQLARHLLWAAETEAAHDQAFNVVNGDVFRWQWMWGRIAEWFGVEAAPFDGSVRPLEEQMADDAGRWREIAMREGLAEPELARLASPWHTDADLGRPFEVVTDMSKSRRLGFAGYQPTDDAFFKLFEQLRADRLIP comes from the coding sequence ATGAGCAGGACGGCATTGGTGGTGGGCGCGAGCGGGATCGTCGGCAGTGCGACGGCGGCGCTGCTGGTGGAGCAGGGCTGGACGGTCTATGGGCTTGCGCGACGGCCGAGCGGGCAACCCGGCGTCCGGCCGGTCATTGCCGATCTTCAGGATGCGACAGCAACCGCGGCGGCGCTGGCCGACCTTCATCCCGATGCGGTGTTCGTCACCACGTGGTTGCGGCAGGACAGCGAGGCCGAAAATATCCGCGTCAACGCCGCGATGGTGCGCAACCTGCTGGATGGCTTGCCCAAGCCAAGCGCGCCACGCCACGTCGCGCTGGTTACGGGGTTGAAGCATTACCTCGGCCCGTTCGAGGCGTACGGAAAAGGCGAGTTGCCGGCGACGCCGTTCCGCGAGGAACAGGGTCGGCTGAACGTCGAGAACTTCTATTACGCGCAGGAGGATGAGCTGTTCGCCGCGGCGGCACGCGACGGCTTCACGTGGAGCGTGCACCGCCCGCATACCGTGATCGGCAAGGCGGTCGGCAACGCCATGAACATGGGGACGACGCTGGCGGTTTATGCGACCTTGTGCCGCGCGAGCGGGCGGCCGTTCCGATTTCCGGGGTCGGCGGCGCAGTGGAGCGGATTGACCGACATGACCGACGCGGGGCAACTCGCGCGCCACCTGTTGTGGGCGGCGGAGACCGAGGCGGCGCACGATCAGGCGTTCAACGTCGTCAACGGCGACGTCTTCCGCTGGCAATGGATGTGGGGCCGGATTGCGGAATGGTTCGGGGTGGAGGCGGCGCCTTTCGACGGCAGCGTGCGTCCGCTGGAGGAGCAGATGGCGGACGATGCCGGGCGGTGGCGTGAGATTGCGATGCGCGAGGGGTTGGCCGAGCCGGAACTCGCGCGGCTGGCGTCGCCCTGGCACACCGATGCAGATCTCGGGCGCCCGTTCGAGGTGGTGACGGACATGTCGAAGAGCCGGCGGCTCGGCTTCGCCGGCTATCAGCCGACCGACGATGCGTTCTTCAAGCTGTTCGAGCAACTGCGTGCCGATCGCCTGATCCCCTGA
- a CDS encoding glycoside hydrolase family 3 N-terminal domain-containing protein produces the protein MTATRKTTAVVARRELLRWTAGVSALAFLPATAATPVYRDPRAPIDLRVRDLLGRMTLDEKVAQLITLSTTKRDVMDDARAFAPGKADAAYPHGIGQIARPSDRGGAATATNTGTDVTGRWRAPADTIAFVNAAQGWAKRTRLGIPILFHEEALHGYMAPGATSFPQAIALAGSFDRELMRRVQAVVGREVRAHGTTLALSPVVDIARDPRWGRIEETFGEDPYLCGEMGVAAVKGLQGDGKELAPGKVHATLKHMTGHGQPQAGNNVAPAQLGERELRESYFPPFRKVVEQTGIAAVMPSYNEIDGVPSHANHWLLGKILRGEWGFDGAVVSDYAAIPELEYFHHIADSKEKSAKLALEAGVDSDLPDGAAYRTLAEQVRAGQVPVAAVDVACARMLTMKFRAGLFEEAQVDARAAAKLTANAEALALAREAAGRSIALLVNDGTLPLTPGAQKRVAVIGPNAAVARLGGYSSLPDRPVSLLEGIRAKLKGRAEVVHAQGVFITQSEDRSANEVLLADPARNRQLIAEAVDAAKGADVVLLAIGDTEQTSREGYAKSHLGDRTDLDLLGEQNALFAALKATGKPVVVVAINGRPPSWPSVAGQANALLECWYAGQQGGHAIADVLFGDVNPGAKLPVTVVRDVGQVPFYYNHKPSARRGYLFDDDAPLFPFGFGLSYTSFTLSAPRLSATRIAPAGQVVVEVDVTNSGQRAGDEVVQVYVRDQVSSVARPVKELKEFARVTLAPGERKTVRFTLGPEAFRMWDADMREVVEPGRFDIMTGANSRDVQTVTLDIA, from the coding sequence GTGACCGCCACCCGTAAAACGACCGCGGTTGTCGCTCGTCGTGAGCTACTACGCTGGACGGCCGGTGTCTCTGCGCTCGCGTTCCTGCCCGCCACCGCCGCGACACCCGTGTATCGCGATCCACGCGCGCCGATCGACCTGCGCGTGCGCGACCTGCTGGGGCGGATGACGCTGGACGAGAAAGTCGCGCAACTCATCACCTTGTCGACCACCAAGCGGGACGTGATGGACGATGCGCGGGCGTTCGCTCCGGGCAAGGCGGACGCCGCATATCCCCATGGAATCGGGCAGATCGCGCGGCCGTCCGATCGGGGCGGCGCGGCGACTGCTACCAACACCGGCACCGATGTGACCGGACGCTGGCGCGCGCCCGCCGACACGATCGCGTTCGTCAACGCCGCGCAGGGCTGGGCGAAGCGTACGCGGCTGGGCATTCCGATCCTTTTCCATGAGGAAGCGCTGCACGGCTACATGGCGCCGGGCGCGACGAGTTTTCCGCAAGCCATTGCACTGGCCGGTAGTTTCGATCGCGAGCTGATGCGGCGCGTGCAGGCGGTGGTCGGGCGCGAGGTGCGCGCGCACGGCACGACGCTGGCGCTGTCGCCGGTCGTGGATATTGCCCGCGACCCGCGCTGGGGACGGATCGAGGAGACGTTCGGCGAGGACCCGTATCTGTGTGGCGAGATGGGCGTCGCCGCGGTCAAAGGCTTGCAAGGAGACGGGAAAGAGCTTGCACCCGGCAAGGTCCACGCCACGCTGAAGCACATGACCGGGCACGGTCAGCCGCAGGCCGGCAACAACGTCGCCCCGGCCCAGCTTGGCGAGCGCGAGTTGCGCGAGAGCTATTTTCCGCCGTTCCGCAAGGTAGTGGAGCAGACCGGGATCGCGGCGGTAATGCCGTCGTATAACGAGATCGACGGCGTTCCCAGCCACGCAAACCATTGGCTGCTAGGCAAGATCCTGCGCGGCGAATGGGGCTTCGACGGGGCGGTGGTCAGCGATTATGCCGCGATCCCCGAACTGGAATACTTCCACCATATCGCCGATTCGAAGGAAAAGTCCGCGAAGTTGGCGCTGGAAGCGGGTGTCGATTCCGATCTGCCCGACGGGGCGGCCTATCGCACGCTCGCCGAGCAGGTTCGAGCCGGGCAAGTGCCTGTCGCGGCGGTGGATGTCGCCTGTGCGCGGATGTTGACGATGAAGTTCCGCGCCGGGCTGTTCGAGGAGGCGCAAGTCGACGCCAGAGCGGCGGCGAAGTTGACCGCCAATGCGGAGGCGCTGGCGCTGGCGCGCGAGGCGGCGGGCAGGTCGATCGCGCTGCTGGTCAACGACGGCACGCTGCCGCTCACGCCGGGCGCGCAAAAACGCGTCGCCGTGATCGGACCGAACGCGGCGGTGGCGCGACTGGGCGGGTATTCGTCGCTTCCGGACCGTCCGGTATCGCTGCTCGAGGGCATACGCGCGAAGCTGAAGGGCCGCGCCGAGGTGGTCCATGCGCAGGGCGTGTTCATCACGCAGAGCGAGGACCGCTCCGCCAACGAAGTGCTGCTCGCCGACCCCGCGCGCAACCGGCAATTGATCGCCGAGGCCGTCGATGCGGCCAAGGGCGCGGACGTCGTGCTGCTGGCGATCGGCGATACCGAGCAGACCAGCCGCGAGGGCTATGCGAAGAGTCATCTGGGCGATCGCACCGACCTGGACCTGCTCGGCGAGCAGAACGCCTTGTTCGCCGCGCTGAAGGCGACCGGCAAGCCGGTGGTGGTGGTGGCGATCAACGGCCGCCCGCCGTCGTGGCCGAGCGTCGCCGGACAGGCCAATGCGTTGCTCGAATGCTGGTACGCCGGGCAGCAGGGCGGCCATGCGATCGCCGACGTGCTGTTCGGCGACGTCAATCCGGGCGCGAAACTGCCGGTGACGGTGGTGCGCGATGTCGGGCAGGTGCCGTTCTACTACAATCACAAACCGTCGGCACGGCGCGGCTATCTGTTCGACGACGACGCGCCGCTGTTCCCGTTCGGGTTCGGCCTGAGCTACACCAGCTTCACGCTGTCCGCGCCGCGCCTGTCGGCCACGCGGATCGCGCCGGCCGGGCAGGTGGTGGTCGAGGTAGACGTGACCAACAGCGGGCAGCGCGCCGGGGACGAGGTGGTGCAGGTGTACGTCCGCGATCAGGTGTCGTCGGTGGCGCGGCCGGTCAAGGAATTGAAGGAGTTCGCGCGCGTCACGCTGGCGCCGGGCGAGCGGAAGACGGTGCGCTTCACGCTGGGGCCGGAGGCGTTCCGGATGTGGGACGCCGACATGCGCGAGGTGGTAGAGCCGGGCCGCTTCGATATCATGACCGGCGCGAACAGCCGCGACGTGCAGACCGTCACCCTCGACATCGCCTGA
- a CDS encoding tRNA-binding protein, producing the protein MHATHDPAALPAPEIAFDDFLAVDIRIGTIVAAEPFPEARKPAYKLTIDFGGTIGMKRSSAQITEHYTCAELPGLQVAAVVNFPPRQIGRFMSQVLTLGFPDADGKVVLFHPGMPVPNGGRLF; encoded by the coding sequence ATGCATGCCACTCACGACCCCGCCGCTCTGCCCGCCCCGGAGATCGCCTTTGACGATTTCCTCGCGGTCGACATCCGCATCGGGACGATCGTGGCAGCGGAGCCGTTCCCGGAGGCGCGCAAGCCCGCGTACAAGCTGACGATCGACTTCGGCGGCACGATCGGCATGAAGCGGTCGTCCGCGCAGATCACCGAACATTATACCTGCGCGGAACTGCCGGGCCTGCAGGTTGCGGCGGTGGTGAACTTCCCGCCGCGGCAGATCGGCCGTTTTATGTCGCAGGTGCTGACGCTCGGCTTCCCCGATGCCGACGGCAAGGTGGTGCTATTTCATCCGGGCATGCCGGTGCCAAACGGCGGACGGCTGTTCTGA
- a CDS encoding winged helix-turn-helix transcriptional regulator has protein sequence MQPGSPDTEWREDCAPRRVLELFATKWTSMVLHTLHARHGGTARTGVLLRSLPGISKKMLTQTVRDMEASGLLDRHVHSTTPPMVEYRLTPLGKRFVEPVELLYGWGRDNADALDALVPRARSRRE, from the coding sequence ATGCAGCCGGGAAGCCCGGACACTGAATGGCGCGAAGATTGCGCACCGCGTCGCGTCCTGGAACTGTTCGCGACCAAGTGGACAAGCATGGTGCTGCACACGCTCCATGCGCGCCACGGCGGCACGGCGCGCACCGGCGTGCTGCTGCGTAGCCTGCCGGGCATCTCGAAAAAGATGCTGACCCAAACAGTGCGCGACATGGAGGCAAGCGGCCTGCTTGATCGCCACGTGCACAGCACCACCCCGCCGATGGTGGAGTATCGACTGACGCCCCTGGGGAAGCGCTTTGTCGAGCCTGTCGAGCTGCTCTACGGCTGGGGGCGCGACAATGCCGATGCGCTCGACGCTTTGGTACCGCGCGCGCGATCGCGGCGCGAGTAG
- a CDS encoding glutathione S-transferase family protein, whose product MWQLYQFPLCPFTRKVRTLLNEKDVGYQLMRENPWERRDAFIDMNPAGQTPVMTDNDRGVVLVDSMAICEYFEETVERVAMVNGTAANRAEIRRLVAWFDTHFYRDVTQPLLDERMIKRIAHRTAPDASRLREAMKSAVGHLDYIDFLLDHRKWIAGSTISLADLAAAAQISVADYLGGIDWAGHALTKAWYSAFKSRRSFRPLLAERISGIEPPSYYENPDF is encoded by the coding sequence ATGTGGCAGCTCTATCAGTTCCCGCTGTGTCCGTTCACGCGCAAGGTCCGCACGCTCCTCAACGAGAAGGACGTGGGCTATCAGCTCATGCGTGAGAACCCGTGGGAACGGCGCGATGCGTTCATCGACATGAATCCTGCCGGGCAGACCCCGGTGATGACCGACAACGATCGCGGCGTGGTGCTGGTCGATTCGATGGCGATCTGCGAGTATTTCGAGGAGACGGTCGAGCGGGTGGCGATGGTCAACGGAACCGCCGCCAACCGCGCCGAGATACGCCGGCTTGTTGCGTGGTTTGACACGCATTTCTACCGCGACGTGACGCAGCCGTTGCTGGACGAGCGGATGATCAAGCGGATCGCGCACCGTACGGCACCGGACGCGTCGCGGTTGCGCGAGGCGATGAAGTCGGCGGTCGGACATCTCGATTACATCGACTTCCTGCTCGATCATCGGAAGTGGATCGCCGGCTCGACGATAAGCCTCGCCGATCTTGCCGCCGCGGCACAGATCTCGGTCGCCGACTATCTCGGCGGGATCGACTGGGCGGGTCATGCGCTGACCAAGGCGTGGTATTCCGCGTTCAAGAGCCGGCGCAGCTTCCGCCCGCTGCTGGCCGAACGGATCAGCGGGATCGAACCGCCGAGCTATTACGAGAACCCCGACTTCTGA
- the manD gene encoding D-mannonate dehydratase ManD: MPKITDARVIITSPGRNFVTLKITCDDGTSGVGDATLNGRELAVAAYLSEHVVPCLIGRDAHRIEDIWQYLYKGAYWRRGPVTMTAIAAVDVALWDIKGKLAGLPVYQLLGGASREACMVYCHANGTTIDDTIATAIRHRDEGYKAIRLQCGVPGLASTYGVAKPGQRYEPADADLPTESVWSTEKYLRIVPELFAAAREALGPDIHLLHDVHHRLTPIEAGRLGRDLEPYRPFWIEDPTPAENQEGFRLIRQHTTTPIAVGEVFNSIWDCKSLIESQAIDYIRATIVHAGGITHLRRIAALADLHQVRTGCHGATDLSPVTMAAALHFGLSVPNFGVQEHMPHTSETDAVFPHAYRFEQGMMHPGDAPGLGVDIDEELAAGYEYKRAYLPVNRLEDGTLWSW; encoded by the coding sequence ATGCCCAAGATCACCGATGCCCGCGTCATCATCACATCGCCGGGGCGTAACTTCGTCACGCTGAAGATCACCTGCGACGACGGGACGAGCGGCGTCGGCGACGCGACGCTGAACGGGCGCGAACTGGCGGTCGCGGCGTATCTGTCCGAGCATGTCGTGCCGTGCCTGATCGGGCGCGACGCGCACCGGATCGAGGACATCTGGCAGTATCTGTACAAGGGCGCATATTGGCGGCGCGGCCCGGTGACGATGACCGCGATCGCGGCGGTCGACGTGGCGCTTTGGGACATCAAGGGCAAGCTGGCCGGGCTGCCGGTCTACCAATTGCTGGGCGGCGCGTCGCGCGAGGCGTGCATGGTCTATTGCCACGCCAACGGCACGACGATCGACGACACGATCGCCACCGCGATCCGCCACCGCGACGAAGGCTACAAGGCGATCCGGCTGCAATGCGGGGTTCCGGGGCTGGCGTCCACCTACGGCGTCGCCAAGCCGGGGCAGCGCTACGAGCCCGCCGATGCCGACCTGCCGACCGAAAGCGTGTGGTCGACGGAGAAATACCTGCGCATCGTGCCCGAATTGTTCGCGGCGGCGCGCGAGGCGCTGGGGCCGGACATCCACCTGCTCCATGACGTGCATCACCGGTTGACGCCGATCGAGGCCGGGCGGCTGGGGCGCGATCTGGAGCCGTATCGCCCGTTCTGGATCGAGGACCCGACACCCGCGGAGAACCAGGAGGGGTTCCGCCTTATCCGCCAGCACACCACCACGCCGATCGCAGTGGGTGAAGTGTTCAACTCGATCTGGGACTGCAAGTCGCTGATCGAAAGCCAGGCGATCGACTATATCCGCGCGACGATCGTCCACGCCGGCGGGATCACGCACCTGCGCCGGATCGCCGCGCTCGCCGATCTTCATCAGGTCCGCACCGGCTGCCACGGCGCGACCGACCTGTCGCCGGTGACGATGGCGGCGGCCCTGCATTTCGGGTTGTCGGTGCCGAACTTCGGCGTGCAGGAGCATATGCCGCACACCTCCGAAACCGACGCGGTCTTCCCGCACGCCTATCGGTTCGAGCAGGGCATGATGCATCCGGGCGATGCGCCGGGGCTGGGCGTAGACATCGACGAGGAACTGGCTGCGGGATACGAGTACAAGCGTGCATATCTGCCGGTGAACCGGTTGGAGGACGGCACGCTGTGGAGCTGGTGA